The following are encoded together in the Glycine max cultivar Williams 82 chromosome 8, Glycine_max_v4.0, whole genome shotgun sequence genome:
- the LOC102662512 gene encoding uncharacterized mitochondrial protein AtMg00860-like, with product MRVNSLFSKRSKCYFGVSEVEYLGHFISKVSTDPAKVLAVEQWPLPKTLKQLRGFLGLAGYYRRFVKGYGGIAKPLTNMLKKDNFIWSNAAKLAFQQLKKMLTETTVLALPDF from the coding sequence ATGAGGGTGAATTCCTTGTTTTCTAAGAGGAGTAAGTGTTATTTTGGGGTTTCTGAAGTAGAGTACCTTGGCCACTTCATTTCTAAGGTATCAACTGATCCAGCTAAAGTGCTTGCAGTAGAACAGTGGCCACTACCTAAAACTTTGAAACAACTTAGAGGCTTCCTGGGGTTAGCTGGATATTACAGAAGGTTTGTCAAGGGATATGGTGGCATTGCTAAACCCTTAACTAACATGcttaaaaaagataactttaTCTGGTCCAATGCAGCAAAACTGGcttttcaacaattaaagaagatGCTTACTGAGACTACAGTTTTGGCTTTACCcgacttttaa